A genomic region of Candidatus Thermoplasmatota archaeon contains the following coding sequences:
- a CDS encoding universal stress protein has product MERILVACDFHGECRKAMEKAAGLTSKTSFIYILYPVPSKMDRNTYKNLKKTVREKVKQIKSQGFKCRGAVKIGEPASKIAKTAKRLRCNLIIMDYLEEGIFSQYSMEDILQKVMDLSSLPVMIVH; this is encoded by the coding sequence ATGGAGAGAATACTGGTTGCCTGTGATTTTCACGGAGAATGCAGGAAGGCAATGGAAAAAGCAGCAGGGCTAACCAGCAAAACATCTTTTATATACATTCTTTATCCAGTCCCTTCAAAAATGGACAGAAATACCTACAAAAATTTGAAAAAAACGGTTCGTGAAAAGGTAAAGCAGATAAAAAGCCAGGGATTTAAATGCCGCGGGGCTGTAAAAATCGGAGAGCCTGCATCAAAAATAGCAAAAACAGCAAAAAGGCTAAGATGCAACCTCATAATAATGGATTACCTGGAGGAAGGAATATTTTCTCAATATTCAATGGAAGACATTTTACAAAAAGTAATGGACCTTTCATCGCTGCCTGTTATGATTGTGCATTAA